Proteins encoded in a region of the Saccharothrix ecbatanensis genome:
- a CDS encoding TetR/AcrR family transcriptional regulator codes for MSPRKLDPETRTRLVDIAARLLAEHGAEALSTRKITAEAGTSTMAVYTYFGSMSGLVREMAHEGFARLERQFARVRQTDDPVADMAVLGHAYRYNARVNSHLYAVMFGGQSLAGFSLTEDDRQYGRYTLGTVVECAGRCIAAGRFADADPLLIAHEMWITTHGLVNLELGRYLIEPVGADRAYEAMLTSLLVGVGDDVKSATASLAASKKRRHREVEAPEPVTGRG; via the coding sequence GTGAGCCCGCGGAAGCTGGATCCGGAGACGCGAACCAGGCTCGTCGACATCGCGGCGAGGCTCTTGGCCGAGCACGGCGCCGAGGCGCTGTCCACCAGGAAGATCACGGCCGAGGCCGGCACCTCGACCATGGCGGTCTACACCTACTTCGGCAGCATGAGCGGCCTGGTCCGCGAGATGGCGCACGAGGGCTTCGCCCGGCTGGAACGCCAGTTCGCCAGGGTGCGGCAGACCGACGACCCGGTGGCCGACATGGCAGTGCTCGGCCACGCCTACCGTTACAACGCGAGGGTGAACTCCCACCTGTACGCGGTGATGTTCGGCGGCCAGTCGCTCGCCGGCTTCTCGCTCACCGAGGACGACCGCCAGTACGGCCGGTACACCCTGGGCACGGTGGTCGAGTGCGCCGGTCGCTGCATCGCCGCCGGCCGGTTCGCGGACGCGGACCCGCTGCTGATCGCCCACGAGATGTGGATCACCACGCACGGACTGGTGAACCTCGAACTCGGCCGGTACCTGATCGAACCGGTCGGCGCGGACCGGGCCTACGAGGCGATGCTGACCAGCCTCCTGGTCGGTGTCGGCGACGACGTGAAGTCCGCGACGGCGTCGTTGGCCGCGTCGAAGAAGCGCCGCCACCGCGAAGTGGAGGCGCCGGAGCCGGTCACGGGCCGAGGCTGA